One region of Populus trichocarpa isolate Nisqually-1 chromosome 4, P.trichocarpa_v4.1, whole genome shotgun sequence genomic DNA includes:
- the LOC7458565 gene encoding cysteine-rich receptor-like protein kinase 10 isoform X6, with translation MNSLKFYIILLSFLTLAIITLAQEDANHLYHNCQNATTSTINSTYRVNLNLLLSSLASNATRNNTNGFYNTSFGQNTDQVYGLFICRGDVSNTVCQNCVTFATKDIVQRCPIGIASIVFYDACHLRYSNRNIFSKVNQSPAYYKWNLQNITTEPQRFNNLVGAAVNDLAARAASAPPGAKKFSVNKTSFDAFQKIYSLAQCTPDLSSSDCNRCLSAAIARLPICCSSKIGGRVLFPSCYIHYEITEFYNATAVAAESPPPPPPPVALPSPPPPRSATIPEEKGGVSTVLIIAIVIPIAVSIALLSMCFCFLRRARKTRDYVPENDVGDEITTEESLQFDLSTIEAATNNFSADNKLGEGGFGEVYRGTLPNGHQIAVKRLSKKSGQGAAEFKNEVVLVAKLQHRNLVRVQGFCLEGEEKILVYEFVSNKSLDYFLFDHEMQGLLDWSRRYKIIGGIARGILYLHEDSRLRIIHRDLKASNILLDGDMNPKISDFGLARIFVVDQTQASTNRIVGTYGYMSPEYAMHGHFSVKSDVYSFGVLILEIITGKKNSSFYQTGGAADLVSYVWKHWRDGTPLEVLDPTLTDTYSRNEVIRCIHIGLLCVQEDPAIRPAMATIILTLNSYSVTLPSPQEPAFFFHSTITDEVNSSSKEFLLEHSKSKSVAYSVDEDSITEVYPR, from the exons ATGAATTCTCTCAAATTCTACATTATCCTGCTCTCGTTCCTTACCCTTGCTATTATCACTCTAGCACAGGAGGATGCCAATCACCTCTATCATAATTGCCAAAACGCAACCACGTCCACAATAAACAGCACCTACCGAGTCAATCTAAATCTCCTCCTCTCTTCACTTGCCTCAAACGCAACCCGGAATAATACCAATGGATTCTACAACACCTCTTTCGGGCAGAACACTGATCAAGTGTACGGCCTGTTTATCTGCCGTGGCGATGTTAGCAACACTGTTTGCCAAAATTGTGTCACCTTCGCCACCAAAGATATAGTCCAGCGTTGCCCAATTGGAATAGCGTCCATTGTGTTTTACGATGCGTGCCATCTACGTTACTCAAACAGGAACATTTTCTCTAAGGTGAATCAAAGCCCTGCTTACTACAAGTGGAACTTACAGAATATCACAACCGAACCCCAGCGTTTTAACAATCTAGTGGGAGCCGCCGTGAATGATTTGGCTGCTCGAGCTGCAAGTGCTCCTCCAGGTGCTAAAAAGTTTTCTGTGAACAAAACGTCTTTCGATGCGTTCCAAAAGATATACAGCCTTGCCCAGTGCACACCGGATTTATCTAGCTCTGATTGCAATCGATGTCTCAGTGCAGCTATAGCTAGATTGCCCATTTGCTGCAGCAGCAAGATAGGAGGAAGAGTCTTGTTTCCTAGTTGTTATATTCATTATGAAATTACTGAATTTTATAATGCAACGGCAGTTGCAGCGGAGTcaccgcctcctcctcctccgcccgTAGCTCTTCCTTCTCCTCCACCTCCTCGTTCAGCGACAATACCAGAAG aaaaagGCGGTGTCTCAACAGTTTTAATTATAGCCATTGTCATTCCCATTGCTGTTTCTATCGCGCTTTTGAGCATGTGTTTCTGTTTCCTGAGGAGGGCAAGAAAGACCAGAGATTACGTGCCAGAAAATGATG TTGGAGATGAGATTACCACCGAGGAGTCCTTGCAATTTGATTTGAGTACTATAGAAGCTGCCACGAACAATTTCTCCGCTGATAACAAGTTAGGTGAAGGAGGATTTGGTGAGGTTTACAGG GGAACACTTCCTAATGGACACCAAATAGCTGTGAAGAGGCTATCAAAAAAATCTGGACAAGGTGCAGCAGAATTTAAGAATGAGGTTGTATTGGTAGCCAAGCTTCAACACAGGAATCTAGTGAGGGTGCAAGGGTTTTGCttggaaggagaagaaaagattCTTGTCTATGAATTTGTCAGCAACAAAAGCCTTGACTACTTTCTATTTG aCCATGAAATGCAAGGACTGTTGGACTGGTCCAGACGGTACAAAATAATAGGAGGCATTGCTCGAGGAATTCTTTATCTTCACGAGGACTCTCGGCTACGAATTATACATCGTGACCTCAAAGCTAGCAATATTCTGCTAGATGGAGATATGAACCCCAAAATCTCAGATTTTGGCTTGGCTAGGATTTTCGTAGTTGATCAAACTCAAGCAAGTACCAATAGAATTGTTGGAACATA TGGTTATATGTCCCCAGAATATGCAATGCATGGGCATTTCTCTGTCAAGTCTGATGTCTATAGCTTTGGTGTCTTAATCCTTGAGATTATAACCGGAAAGAAGAACAGTTCCTTCTATCAAACAGGGGGTGCTGCAGACCTTGTTAGCTAT gttTGGAAACATTGGAGAGATGGGACGCCATTGGAAGTGCTGGATCCAACTCTGACAGATACATATTCAAGAAATGAAGTAATTAGATGCATCCACATTGGATTGTTATGTGTTCAAGAAGATCCAGCTATCAGACCCGCAATGGCAACAATTATTCTCACACTCAATAGTTACTCAGTTACCTTACCATCACCGCAAGagcctgctttttttttccatagcaCTATAACAGATGAAGTGAACAGTTCAAGCAAGGAATTTCTTTTAGAACATTCTAAAAGCAAGTCTGTTGCTTATTCTGTAGATGAAGATTCAATTACTGAAGTATATCCTCGATAG